A single genomic interval of Methanooceanicella nereidis harbors:
- a CDS encoding peptidase MA family metallohydrolase codes for MITIILLIILPALAGARNTPYLPECPDSFNTLRSSVFDVKYDPDKVDNIGYILDLAGLSYDQVACFFGGYPYRTTLEIASSHEEYEALLGIGNLSVSSMGSGWGDGDNGIIVIKSPDQVPDFLTVLTHELAHIALRSNTPDYKYAMPQWFEEGIAVYVSNDISEDKRRAFENICREGRYIHIGELENIHKGSYKPDSNLNDIGIAYTQSGMVIEYINDTYGRDSIYEIIYDLGYSRDVDLSFKKVIGRSAEEVNYDMWRSVKDEMDRQDGKLLEQKIYGYVIDHNGNTIPNQTVSFTSEREGSPVKGTVYTVMADGSGYYEVDVTYGPIKAFAEKQGYESANKEVMLDRGESLLFNITLDGSAAEARELARLRAEEEKRNIILVSAGALSLIVISSVLVVWKRSNK; via the coding sequence TTGATAACTATCATATTATTGATCATTTTACCGGCCCTGGCCGGCGCAAGGAACACACCGTACCTGCCGGAATGCCCGGACTCGTTTAACACTTTAAGGTCAAGCGTTTTTGATGTTAAGTACGATCCTGACAAGGTCGATAATATAGGGTATATACTTGACCTGGCAGGACTGTCATACGACCAGGTCGCATGTTTCTTCGGAGGATACCCGTACAGGACCACCCTGGAGATAGCTTCAAGCCATGAGGAATATGAAGCCCTTTTAGGCATCGGCAACCTGTCCGTGTCGAGCATGGGCAGCGGATGGGGCGACGGGGACAACGGCATAATTGTGATAAAATCGCCGGACCAGGTCCCGGATTTTTTGACAGTGCTCACGCATGAGCTGGCGCATATCGCGCTGAGGAGCAATACGCCGGATTATAAGTATGCGATGCCCCAGTGGTTCGAAGAAGGCATAGCGGTATACGTCTCGAACGATATTTCAGAAGATAAGAGAAGAGCTTTTGAGAACATATGCAGGGAGGGAAGGTATATCCATATAGGCGAGCTTGAAAATATTCACAAGGGCTCCTACAAGCCTGACTCTAACCTCAACGACATCGGCATAGCGTACACCCAGTCAGGCATGGTCATCGAGTATATAAATGACACATATGGCAGGGATAGCATATATGAGATCATATACGACCTGGGATACTCCCGCGATGTTGACCTGTCTTTCAAAAAAGTGATCGGGAGGTCTGCGGAAGAGGTCAACTACGATATGTGGAGATCGGTAAAGGACGAGATGGACAGGCAGGACGGTAAGCTGCTGGAACAGAAGATCTATGGCTATGTGATCGACCATAACGGGAATACCATACCGAACCAGACAGTGTCATTCACGTCGGAAAGAGAAGGTTCCCCTGTCAAAGGAACGGTTTACACTGTCATGGCTGATGGCTCAGGATACTATGAGGTCGATGTCACCTACGGGCCTATCAAAGCATTTGCAGAAAAACAGGGATACGAGAGTGCGAACAAGGAAGTCATGCTGGACAGGGGTGAATCGCTGCTATTTAATATTACCCTTGACGGCTCGGCTGCCGAGGCCCGGGAACTGGCGAGGCTGAGAGCGGAAGAGGAAAAAAGAAATATCATACTGGTGAGCGCTGGAGCCTTAAGCCTTATAGTGATCTCCTCTGTGCTTGTTGTATGGAAAAGGTCTAATAAATAA
- a CDS encoding glycosyl hydrolase 53 family protein — MLSGCTQNDGASVTATPATYGGYSLPLSERDFYLGVVPTPKNVPATTFEDMNDAYRETGELAEVSMVWVDPSGIGEYDRLKNNKVITAMRVYGLKPVVTLSFAAIEPMPGKGLQYVVDAPEGVKADLSDPVFRSMWVNEARNIARDFKPEYFSLGNEVNDYFYLHPEDLDSYLSLYDEAYSAIKEVSPNTKVFVVFSYNHMIDNDQYWMLTRFSDRSDIVGLTTYPWQHFDDPGNIPEDYYSRLIKYTDRPLAFTEIGWVSSQNKESSEEEQARFLIKFLELTKDNELEMVNWLFLHEMPAEGLAAIASQPETMTISLKNADGSKKKIYDVWAGLRSIKLVR; from the coding sequence ATGTTAAGCGGATGTACGCAAAATGATGGAGCATCAGTAACAGCTACGCCAGCCACTTATGGCGGATATTCGCTTCCCCTGTCTGAGAGAGATTTTTATCTGGGCGTCGTGCCGACACCAAAGAACGTTCCGGCCACGACATTTGAGGATATGAACGACGCTTACCGGGAAACGGGGGAACTGGCGGAAGTCTCGATGGTTTGGGTGGACCCTTCAGGCATAGGAGAATATGATAGGCTAAAAAACAATAAAGTCATAACTGCAATGAGGGTATACGGCCTTAAGCCCGTAGTGACACTGAGCTTTGCCGCAATTGAACCTATGCCCGGAAAAGGCTTGCAGTATGTCGTCGACGCTCCCGAAGGCGTAAAAGCCGATCTTTCCGACCCCGTGTTCAGAAGCATGTGGGTGAATGAAGCGAGAAATATCGCCAGGGATTTTAAGCCCGAGTATTTTTCGCTCGGCAATGAGGTAAACGACTACTTTTACCTGCACCCGGAAGATCTTGACAGTTATCTTTCGCTTTATGACGAGGCTTACTCTGCCATAAAAGAGGTGTCTCCGAATACAAAGGTTTTTGTCGTATTCTCATACAACCATATGATAGATAACGACCAGTACTGGATGCTCACCAGATTCAGCGATAGGTCGGACATTGTAGGTCTTACCACTTATCCCTGGCAGCATTTTGACGATCCCGGCAATATCCCCGAGGATTATTATTCAAGGTTAATTAAATACACAGACAGGCCTCTGGCGTTTACGGAGATCGGCTGGGTCTCGTCACAAAATAAGGAAAGCTCTGAAGAGGAGCAGGCGCGATTTTTAATCAAGTTCTTAGAGCTGACTAAAGATAATGAACTCGAAATGGTGAACTGGCTGTTCCTGCATGAAATGCCGGCAGAAGGTCTGGCCGCTATCGCAAGCCAGCCTGAGACCATGACAATATCTTTAAAAAATGCGGACGGAAGTAAAAAGAAAATCTATGATGTCTGGGCGGGCTTGAGATCAATTAAGTTAGTGCGATGA